From Anoplopoma fimbria isolate UVic2021 breed Golden Eagle Sablefish chromosome 11, Afim_UVic_2022, whole genome shotgun sequence, one genomic window encodes:
- the tmem100a gene encoding transmembrane protein 100: MPEEANEDAMRTPATPEKANNNECPAAAAVNIPLVNEIQLTAATGGAELSCYRCTIPFGVVVLIAGIVVTAVAYSFNSHGSTISYFGLVLLSAGLVLLASSVVCWKMRLERKKERRRESQTALVANQRSIFT, encoded by the coding sequence ATGCCAGAAGAAGCCAATGAGGACGCCATGAGAACGCCAGCGACCCCAGAGAAGGCCAACAACAACGAGTGCCCCGCAGCCGCCGCGGTCAACATCCCCCTGGTCAATGAAATCCAGCTGACCGCCGCCACTGGGGGGGCGGAGCTCTCCTGCTACCGCTGCACCATCCCCTTCGGCGTGGTGGTCCTCATCGCCGGCATCGTGGTCACCGCCGTGGCCTACAGCTTCAACTCGCATGGATCCACCATCTCCTACTTCGGGCTGGTGCTCCTCTCGGCCGGACTGGTGCTGTTGGCGTCCAGCGTCGTCTGCTGGAAGATGAGactggagaggaagaaggagcgGCGGCGGGAGAGCCAAACCGCCCTGGTCGCAAACCAGAGGAGTATTTTTACTTGA
- the pctp gene encoding phosphatidylcholine transfer protein, whose protein sequence is MSLQFTDEEFQSAWRELDEPQLEGGWELFVETMGVKIYRLYDKETRLYEYKVFGVLDTCTAELCADVYMDLAYRKHWDKYVKELYEKDFSGQTAIYWEVKYPFPLSNRDYVYMRERRNLDVDGRKISVILARSAPEIPCAENSGVLRVKDYKQSVALESDGGCGTKVFMNYFDNPGGSIPTWLVNWAAGTGVPSFLTDMQKACSKYDNFCQKK, encoded by the exons ATGTCGCTGCAGTTTACAGATGAGGAGTTCCAGAGCGCCTGGAGAGAGCTCGATGAGCCGCAGCTGGAGGGAGGATGGGAGCTGTTCGTGGAGACGATGGGAGTGAAGATCTACCGGCTCTATGACAAG GAAACTCGACTTTATGagtacaaagtctttggcgTGCTCGACACCTGCACTGCAGAGCTGTGTGCAGACGTCTACATGGACTTGGCCTATCGGAAACATTGGGATAAATAtgtgaaag AGCTCTATGAGAAGGACTTCAGTGGACAGACTGCGATCTACTGGGAAGTAAAATACCCGTTTCCTCTGTCAAACAGAGAT TATGTGTACATGAGGGAGCGCAGAAACCTGGACGTGGACGGCAGGAAGATCAGCGTGATCCTGGCCAGAAGTGCTCCGGAGATACCGTGTGCAGAAAACAGTGGCGTGCTGCGAGTCAAAGACTACAAGCAGAGCGTCGCCCTGGAGAGCGACGGAGGCTGTGGGACTAAAG ttttcatGAATTACTTCGATAACCCCGGTGGCAGTATTCCTACCTGGCTGGTGAACTGGGCAGCGGGG ACCGGGGTTCCAAGCTTCTTAACAGACATGCAGAAGGCCTGCAGCAAATACGACAACTTCTGCCAGAAGAAATGA